A genome region from Cognatishimia activa includes the following:
- a CDS encoding SCP2 sterol-binding domain-containing protein has translation MSDIVTKAVEALTEKLGGDAFDGSAKFEIEGEGAIVIDSDGVRASDDDTDVTLTADADTFQEILEGELNPTAAFMGGRLSVDGDMGMAMKLGSVLG, from the coding sequence ATGAGCGATATCGTGACCAAGGCCGTAGAGGCTCTGACTGAAAAACTGGGCGGCGACGCGTTCGACGGCTCTGCGAAATTTGAAATTGAAGGCGAAGGCGCGATTGTCATCGACAGCGACGGCGTGCGCGCAAGCGATGATGACACCGACGTGACCCTGACGGCAGATGCCGACACCTTCCAGGAAATCCTCGAAGGCGAGCTGAACCCGACCGCAGCCTTCATGGGCGGCCGCCTGTCTGTCGACGGCGACATGGGCATGGCGATGAAACTGGGAAGCGTTCTCGGCTAA
- a CDS encoding alpha/beta hydrolase has translation MNLSSAPYHATIPDEPHAEAYWVKTADDIRLRVAHWAVPKAKGTVLLFPGRTEYIEKYAVTAADFAEHGYGVYALDWRGQGLADRVAEDHRVGHVDDFADYQIDMDAAIAAAEALELPKPWYLLGHSMGGCIGLRALYRGLDVKAAAFSGPMWGLGSTALVRTFGKMLGGAATKTGFGEHFAPGGSKEIYVLHDTFPDNGLTTDSAMYVRMQDQARANPELVVAGFSYQWVYEAFKETEALEKIPSPSLPCLTIVGSDEDIVNPAGIENRMARWPKGELMLIPRGKHEVLMDSKAMRGPAIAAMADLFSQHC, from the coding sequence ATGAACCTGTCATCCGCACCCTACCACGCAACAATCCCTGATGAGCCTCATGCCGAGGCCTATTGGGTGAAGACTGCGGATGACATCCGACTGCGCGTCGCGCATTGGGCGGTTCCCAAAGCAAAGGGAACCGTTCTGCTGTTTCCCGGGCGCACGGAATATATCGAGAAATACGCGGTAACAGCCGCGGATTTCGCAGAGCACGGCTATGGCGTCTATGCGCTTGACTGGCGCGGCCAGGGCCTTGCTGATCGTGTGGCGGAGGATCATCGCGTCGGCCACGTAGATGACTTCGCTGACTACCAAATCGACATGGACGCGGCGATTGCAGCTGCCGAGGCTCTGGAGCTGCCAAAACCTTGGTATCTGCTTGGGCACTCTATGGGCGGCTGCATCGGATTACGCGCGCTCTATCGCGGACTGGATGTAAAGGCCGCCGCGTTTTCAGGCCCCATGTGGGGGCTGGGATCCACGGCGCTGGTGCGCACTTTCGGCAAGATGCTTGGCGGTGCGGCAACCAAAACCGGCTTTGGGGAACATTTCGCCCCGGGCGGCAGCAAAGAGATCTATGTGCTGCACGACACATTCCCCGACAACGGCCTGACAACCGACAGCGCTATGTATGTCCGCATGCAGGACCAAGCCCGCGCCAATCCCGAACTGGTGGTCGCAGGGTTTTCCTACCAATGGGTTTATGAGGCCTTCAAAGAAACCGAAGCCTTGGAAAAGATCCCCTCCCCTAGCCTGCCTTGCCTGACCATCGTCGGATCAGACGAAGACATCGTGAACCCTGCGGGGATTGAAAACCGCATGGCGCGCTGGCCCAAAGGCGAACTCATGCTGATCCCGCGCGGCAAGCATGAAGTCCTGATGGATAGCAAAGCCATGCGCGGCCCAGCCATCGCAGCCATGGCAGATCTCTTTTCACAACATTGCTAA